The Selenomonas sp. AB3002 sequence GGGCGGTGAAGTCGCCGAAGTTCTTCTCCAGGAAATTCACCCAGCCGGGACTGCAGGAGGTGATCATGGGGAAGGTACCGCCATGTTCCAGCCTGTGCAGGAACTCGCTGGCTTCCTCCATGATGGTGAGGTCGGCACCGAAGTTGGTATCAAAGACCTTGTCAAAGCCCAAAAGCTTCAGGGCCGTGACCATCTGTCCCGTGACTATCTCCCCCGGCTCCATGCCAAAGGCATCCCCCAAGGCCACCCGCACAGAGGGCGCCACCTGCACGATGACATGCTTCTTCGGATCCTGCAGGGCGTCCAGCACCGCGTCCGTATCGTCCTTTTCCACAATGGCCCCCGTGGGGCACACCAGGCTGCACTGGCCGCAGAGCACGCAGTCCGTGCGCTCCATGGGCTTGTCGTATGCTGTAGTAACTGTGATATCACTGCTGCGGTGGGCATAGGTCAGGGCGGCGATGCCCTGCACATCCTTGCAAGCCCGGATGCAGCGGCCGCAGCGGATGCACTTGGAGGGATCCCGCACAATGGCGGGATTGGTGACAATGCGGGGCTCCTCCTTCACCACGCTGGGCAAGTGGGATTCCATGATATTGAAGCGGCTGCAGAGCCGCTGCAGATCGCAGTTCTGATTGCGAGGGCAGCTCAGGCAGTCCTTGTGATGATTAGCCAGCATCAATTGGAGGATGGCCACCTGGGTATCCCGCACGATGGGGGTATCCGTGTGCACCTCCATGCCTTCCCAAACCTCCGTGGAGCAGGCCGCCAGGAGCCTGCGCCTGCCCGTGACCTCCACAGAACAAAGGCGGCAGTGGGCCTTGATGCGCTGGTCCTCATGGTAGCAGAGATGCGGAATGTCGATGCCGATTTCCCGGGCTGCCTGCATGATTTTCGTGCCCTTGGGCACTTCGATGGGAATATTGTTGATAGTGAGGTGCACCATTTCCTGCTTTTCTGCCTGATTCACATTTTCACTCATGCTTCTGCACCTCCCACTGCAAAGGTCCCGGGGAA is a genomic window containing:
- a CDS encoding NADH-dependent [FeFe] hydrogenase, group A6, with amino-acid sequence MSENVNQAEKQEMVHLTINNIPIEVPKGTKIMQAAREIGIDIPHLCYHEDQRIKAHCRLCSVEVTGRRRLLAACSTEVWEGMEVHTDTPIVRDTQVAILQLMLANHHKDCLSCPRNQNCDLQRLCSRFNIMESHLPSVVKEEPRIVTNPAIVRDPSKCIRCGRCIRACKDVQGIAALTYAHRSSDITVTTAYDKPMERTDCVLCGQCSLVCPTGAIVEKDDTDAVLDALQDPKKHVIVQVAPSVRVALGDAFGMEPGEIVTGQMVTALKLLGFDKVFDTNFGADLTIMEEASEFLHRLEHGGTFPMITSCSPGWVNFLEKNFGDFTAHLSSAKSPMSMFGAIAKTYYPEKAGIPVEDIVTVSIMPCTAKKFEAARPEMGREGRQDVDIVLTTRELIKLIKYVGLTFQNLPESDFDSPLGYGTGAGAIFGASGGVMEAALRTVYEKYTGKTLERLDFQSVRGFEGIKEAEVDLGSRKAKVAIAHTLKNARILMEQVQRNESPYDFIEIMACPGGCIGGGGQPIGTTNAIRKKRMAALYEIDRNLPIRKSHENPDIITLYKEFLGEPLSEKAHELLHTHYHKVEKEYTF